A genomic segment from Brienomyrus brachyistius isolate T26 chromosome 9, BBRACH_0.4, whole genome shotgun sequence encodes:
- the nes gene encoding nestin isoform X36, producing the protein MEVPSYMGTEKYQMLELNKRLETYLGRVKFLEEENKLLHGEVEALRQSKNQRVWKGQLEGELRKTREEVEAALREKDRVELEVSNLNEELQMLQLQRKKVAVARAETKKTVDESKKQLEEEHRGQIWLREKLAQLEKELQFHMEVHQEDVSLLQTQIIHTQYVPPHTYVQPQLLGLEDIKQEFSQRAARAWQEAAGSFQNQVQRLEDSLTQAKSRMAQVSQEKKESYLMAQCLAKELEAAQAKKELLEKNVSQQKDRQLKELQHLEVHLEALESEKAELSNQTAAILKDRHNLLQLKLSLGLEVATYRTLLDSESLRPRVSPKIYYQSASTSREVPKHQTIKQSLTPTISVKPGRRSEMTAPTMAPASLQAPKVNPNEKSIRSEMTNNEEDGWCAESPGSPGWSTHYSKADVIDSSLSGDVRAVEADEGEDHAYALSEQMAQELRATVISLDTSVTETSAIRETHIKEMEEECNLEIAGLEKNLTKQPSLAGEELDQDSKNTLKCLTVTPQFAVDIKGLLSSEQTLDVSEKENPDALKADQLEDNFSDRPVEEVSEMTEKYLPVEAVDESLLVWGEKQVGSEEVNGMESMTSGSKSEPESERELELETIPNETDSFGFEALVSNQSNSAELMLDEKTAEESQSSMTEVKGMQFSEEISLNHRQTTTSYEESKDNVGSMAHQQVDELTLEECRTCELKGCVRKLEEENAGDVAEQTCDNGERDEEKIDGVMEVGEENQSFHTSTLIFECPRVEKTNEQQVHLFTNAEQQEFSDNDDVSNATNSWRTGGDLDSTDSYALENTLADTRPLIRYRSDETDMNTQASHLGETDSSEDEEQESGAGIFEKEKRYSLGSRGDRMIEDLIEEPEWEEIQKSENAGCFNNRETDTSQIEEDDGHGIDKIEEKEIHFEGNVGCLESDGKSVLEIDRKAMLSEENIDLDQAEQDRALGNKAYDQTNLNKDMGDHVDGIVSTGSTDTKADLEKYCYDKATPLSSMEVDSNFLPQETDSTDIKADLEKDGEDDPTTQINWEVDSNFLPQATDSTDIKADLDKDSEDDPTTQINLEVDTNFLPQATDSTDIKADLEKDSEDDPTTQINLEVDTNFLPQATDSIDIKADLEKDSEDDPTTQINWEVDTNFLPQATDSIDIKADLEKDSEDDPTTQINLEVDTNFLPQATDSTDIKADLEKDSEDDPTTQINWEVDTNFLPQETDSTDIKADLEKDSEDDPTTQINWEVDSNFLPQPTDSTDIKADLEKDSEDDPTTQINWEVDTNFLPQETDSTDIKADLEKDSEDDPTTQINLEMDSNFLPQATDSTDIKADLEKDSEDDPTTQINLEMDSNFLPQATDSTDIKADLEKDSEDDPTTQINLEAESKFLPQETDSTDIKADLEKDSEDDPTTQINLEADSNFLPQQGTIECEEFMEPKSHASCDSETNLVNPVNINSEESSGNLSDNEEGIRKESFVENFTISSYGQSPSTENDNTSEILHSQTVTSDEGSEKVLKSEVTEMRPEQKEEDGENSSMLTNVDFNDDLSLHSEITSIAEVLEHTAISDLEDSYSSEDDSPNASQSLKSINQEDISENHKEKETMTCSVNDSGLIGGTEKHFPKLSSTSIENAWGSSDHIQDDKRGILGTDLKASDQFIQSDENIKEYFSYTEQKYGESKASEQQNGNDHDSETKEDEIFTAEVEGLPRIHEKCTELFSATLNEEFWNSNGKMGAFFHPQECGNSECVHTHPNQNAENTENMLETKQCTELRLKEAQSHGLPVQEQIPAHIEQLLYENMERDKKHSEESLEEEDSWSGGED; encoded by the exons ATGGAGGTCCCCAGCTACATGGGAACTGAGAAGTACCAGATGCTGGAGCTCAACAAGCGTTTGGAGACATACCTGGGCAGGGTGAAGTTCCTTGAGGAGGAGAACAAGCTGCTACATGGGGAAGTTGAGGCTCTGAGGCAGAGTAAGAACCAGCGGGTCTGGAAAGGACAGCTGGAGGGTGAGCTGAGGAAGACCAGGGAGGAAGTGGAGGCAGCTTTGAGGGAGAAGGACAGGGTGGAGCTCGAAGTAAGCAATCTTAATGAGGAGCTGCAGATGCTTCAGCTACAGAGGAAGAAGGTGGCAGTTGCCCGGGCTGAGACCAAGAAGACAGTAGATGAAAGTAAGAAACAACTGGAGGAGGAACATAGAGGCCAGATCTGGCTACGAGAGAAGCTGGCTCAACTGGAGAAAGAGCTGCAGTTCCACATGGAGGTCCACCAAGAGGATGTCTCACTCCTGCAAACCCAGATAATCCACACCCAGTATGTCCCTCCTCATACTTATGTTCAACCACAGCTACTTGGCCTTGAGGACATAAAGCAAGAGTTCTCCCAGAGGGCTGCCCGGGCATGGCAGGAGGCAGCGGGATCATTTCAGAACCAGGTTCAGCGTCTGGAAGACTCTCTGACCCAGGCCAAGTCTCGTATGGCCCAGGTGAGCCAAGAGAAGAAGGAGAGCTACTTGATGGCCCAGTGCCTAGCCAAGGAGCTGGAAGCAGCCCAGGCCAAGAAGGAGCTCCTTGAGAAGAACGTTTCTCAACAGAAGGACAGGCAGCTGAAAGAGCTCCAGCACCTAGAG GTGCATCTGGAGGCCCTGGAAAGCGAGAAAGCAGAGCTTAGTAACCAGACTGCGGCTATTCTGAAGGACAGACACAACCTGCTGCAGCTGAAGCTGTCGCTGGGGCTGGAGGTGGCCACATACAG AACTCTACTAGACAGTGAGAGTCTGAGACCACGTGTGTCTCCCAAAATTTACTACCAGAGTGCCAGCACTTCCC GTGAAGTGCCAAAGCATCAGACTATTAAACAAAGCCTTACCCCCACCATTTCAGTAAAGCCTGGGAGGAGGTCTGAGATGACTGCACCAACAATGGCCCCAGCAAGCCTTCAGGCCCCAAAAGTCAACCCTAACGAAAAGTCCATCAGATCTGAAATGACAAATAATGAGGAAGATGGATGGTGTGCAGAGTCACCCGGTTCTCCAGGTTGGTCAACACATTACTCAAAAGCAGATGTGATTGACAGCAGTTTAAGTGGAGATGTAAGAGCCGTTGAGGCCGATGAGGGGGAGGACCATGCCTACGCTCTCTCTGAGCAAATGGCACAAGAATTAAGAGCCACTGTAATTAGTCTAGACACATCTGTCACCGAGACGTCTGCCATCAGGGAAACGCACATTAAAGAAATGGAGGAGGAATGTAATTTAGAGATCGCTGGGCTCGAAAAAAATCTGACAAAGCAGCCGTCCCTTGCAGGAGAAGAGTTAGACCAGGAttcaaaaaacacattaaaatgtttGACAGTGACACCCCAATTCGCTGTTGACATCAAAGGGCTCCTTAGCTCTGAACAAACACTTGatgtttctgaaaaagaaaatccAGATGCTTTGAAGGCCGATCAACTGGAAGACAACTTTAGTGACAGACCTGTAGAGGAGGTCTCTGAAATGACTGAAAAGTACCTTCCAGTTGAAGCTGTAGATGAATCATTGTTAGTATGGGGTGAAAAACAAGTAGGGTCAGAGGAGGTTAATGGAATGGAAAGCATGACATCGGGATCTAAGTCAGAACCAGAATCAGAAAGAGAATTAGAACTGGAAACCATCCCAAATGAGACAGATTCCTTTGGCTTTGAGGCTTTAGTTAGTAATCAGTCCAACTCTGCGGAGTTAATGCTGGATGAGAAAACTGCAGAAGAATCACAGTCATCTATGACAGAAGTAAAGGGTATGCAGTTTTCGGAAGAGATTTCTTTGAATCACAGGCAGACAACAACATCTTATGAAGAAAGTAAGGACAATGTGGGGAGCATGGCCCACCAGCAAGTGGACGAACTGACTCTGGAAGAATGTAGAACTTGTGAACTGAAGGGATGCGTACGTAAATTAGAGGAAGAGAATGCAGGAGATGTAGCAGAACAGACGTGTGATAATGGGGAGAGAGATGAGGAAAAAATAGATGGAGTGATGGAGGTAGGAGAAGAAAATCAGAGTTTCCACACCAGCACTTTGATTTTCGAGTGCCCAAGAGTAGAGAAAACTAATGAACAGCAAGTGCATTTATTCACCAATGCGGAGCAACAAGAATTCTCTGACAATGACGACGTTTCGAATGCCACCAATTCATGGAGAACAGGGGGAGATCTTGACAGCACTGATAGCTATGCTTTGGAGAACACGCTTGCCGACACCCGTCCCTTGATCCGATACAGGAGTGATGAGACAGACATGAACACTCAAGCATCACACTTAGGCGAGACCGActccagtgaggatgaagaACAAGAGTCAGGAGCGGGAATttttgaaaaggaaaaaaggtACAGCCTCGGTTCTAGAGGCGACCGGATGATAGAGGATCTCATTGAAGAGCCAGAATGGGAGGAGATACAAAAGAGCGAGAATGCAGGCTGCTTTAATAATAGAGAGACTGATACAAGTCAAATAGAGGAGGATGATGGTCACGGAATTGATAAAATTGAAGAGAAAGAGATACATTTTGAAGGCAATGTTGGATGTTTGGAATCTGATGGAAAATCTGTACTGGAGATAGACAGGAAAGCAATGTTAAGTGAAGAGAATATAGACCTAGATCAAGCAGAACAGGACAGGGCTCTTGGAAATAAGGCATATGACCAGACAAACCTGAATAAGGACATGGGTGATCATGTTGATGGAATCGTAAGTACAGGTTCAACTGACACCAAAGCAGATTTAGAAAAATATTGTTATGATAAAGCCACACCCCTAAGTAGTATGGAGGTGGACAGCAATTTTCTACCACAAGAAACAGACTCAACTGATATCAAAGCAGATTTAGAGAAAGACGGTGAAGATGACCCCACAACCCAAATTAATTGGGAGGTGGACAGCAATTTTCTACCACAAGCAACAGATTCAACTGATATCAAAGCAGACTTAGACAAAGACAGTGAAGATGACCCCACaacccaaattaatttggag GTGGACACCAATTTTCTACCACAAGCAACAGATTCAACTGATATCAAAGCAGATTTAGAGAAAGACAGTGAAGATGACCCCACaacccaaattaatttggaggtGGACACCAATTTTCTACCACAAGCAACAGATTCAATTGATATCAAAGCAGATTTAGAGAAAGACAGTGAAGATGACCCCACAACCCAAATTAATTGGGAGGTGGACACCAATTTTCTACCACAAGCAACAGATTCAATTGATATCAAAGCAGATTTAGAGAAAGACAGTGAAGATGACCCCACaacccaaattaatttggaggtGGACACCAATTTTCTACCACAAGCAACAGATTCAACTGATATCAAAGCAGATTTAGAGAAAGACAGTGAAGATGACCCCACAACCCAAATTAATTGGGAGGTGGACACCAATTTTCTACCACAAGAAACAGATTCAACTGATATCAAAGCAGATTTAGAGAAAGACAGTGAAGATGACCCCACAACCCAAATTAATTGGGAGGTGGACAGCAATTTTCTACCACAACCAACAGATTCAACTGATATCAAAGCAGATTTAGAGAAAGACAGTGAAGATGACCCCACAACCCAAATTAATTGGGAGGTGGACACCAATTTTCTACCACAAGAAACAGATTCAACTGATATCAAAGCAGATTTAGAGAAAGACAGTGAAGATGACCCCACaacccaaattaatttggagatGGACAGCAATTTTCTACCACAAGCAACAGATTCAACTGATATCAAAGCAGATTTAGAGAAAGACAGTGAAGATGACCCCACaacccaaattaatttggagatGGACAGCAATTTTCTACCACAAGCAACAGATTCAACTGATATCAAAGCAGATTTAGAGAAAGACAGTGAAGATGACCCCACaacccaaattaatttggaggcGGAGAGCAAGTTTCTACCACAAGAAACAGATTCAACTGATATCAAAGCAGATTTAGAGAAAGACAGTGAAGATGACCCCACaacccaaattaatttggaggcGGACAGCAATTTTCTGCCACAGCAAGGAACTATAGAATGTGAGGAATTCATGGAGCCAAAGAGTCATGCCAGCTGTGACAGTGAAACAAACCTtgtcaatcctgttaatatcaACAGTGAAGAAAGCTCAGGGAATTTGTCAGACAATGAGGAAGGTATCAGAAAAGAATCATTTGTTGAGAACTTCACGATATCATCATATGGGCAGTCACCATCCACTGAAAATGACAACACCAGTGAGATATTACATTCACAAACTGTGACTTCAGACGAAGGGTCAGAAAAAGTGCTGAAAAGTGAGGTAACGGAAATGCGTCCTGAGCAGAAAGAGGAGGATGGCGAGAACTCATCCATGCTAACAAATGTGGATTTCAACGATGATCTCTCATTGCACAGTGAGATCACAAGCATCGCAGAAGTTCTAGAACATACTGCCATATCAGACTTAGAGGATTCGTACAGTTCTGAAGATGACTCACCCAATGCCAGTCAGTCATTAAAATCTATCAATCAGGAGGACATCTCTGAAAATCACAAAGAGAAGGAAACAATGACATGTTCTGTGAATGATTCTGGATTAATAGGAGGGACAGAGAAGCATTTTCCAAAATTATCCAGCACCTCTATAGAAAATGCCTGGGGCAGCAGTGATCACATCCAAGATGATAAGAGGGGGATTCTAGGCACAGATTTAAAGGCATCTGaccagtttatccaaagtgacgaaaacataaaagaatacttttcatACAccgagcaaaaatatggagagTCAAAAGCTTCGGAACAGCAAAATGGAAACGATCATGATAGTGAAACAAAGGAAGATGAGATCTTCACAGCAGAAGTTGAGGGACTTCCCCGAATACATGAAAAATGCACAGAGTTGTTCAGCGCCACTCTTAATGAAGAGTTCTGGAATTCTAATGGAAAGATGGGAGCCTTCTTTCATCCACAGGAGTGTGGGAATTCGGAATGCGTTCACACGCACCCTAATCAGAACGCGGAAAATACAGAGAACATGCTAGAAACAAAACAATGCACAGAATTAAGACTAAAGGAGGCTCAATCACACGGTCTACCAGTGCAAGAGCAGATCCCGGCTCACATCGAGCAGCTATTGTACGAAAACATGGAAAGAGACAAGAAACATTCTGAAGAATCTCTGGAAGAGGAAgactcctggtctggtggagaAGATTAG
- the nes gene encoding nestin isoform X31: MEVPSYMGTEKYQMLELNKRLETYLGRVKFLEEENKLLHGEVEALRQSKNQRVWKGQLEGELRKTREEVEAALREKDRVELEVSNLNEELQMLQLQRKKVAVARAETKKTVDESKKQLEEEHRGQIWLREKLAQLEKELQFHMEVHQEDVSLLQTQIIHTQYVPPHTYVQPQLLGLEDIKQEFSQRAARAWQEAAGSFQNQVQRLEDSLTQAKSRMAQVSQEKKESYLMAQCLAKELEAAQAKKELLEKNVSQQKDRQLKELQHLEVHLEALESEKAELSNQTAAILKDRHNLLQLKLSLGLEVATYRTLLDSESLRPRVSPKIYYQSASTSREVPKHQTIKQSLTPTISVKPGRRSEMTAPTMAPASLQAPKVNPNEKSIRSEMTNNEEDGWCAESPGSPGWSTHYSKADVIDSSLSGDVRAVEADEGEDHAYALSEQMAQELRATVISLDTSVTETSAIRETHIKEMEEECNLEIAGLEKNLTKQPSLAGEELDQDSKNTLKCLTVTPQFAVDIKGLLSSEQTLDVSEKENPDALKADQLEDNFSDRPVEEVSEMTEKYLPVEAVDESLLVWGEKQVGSEEVNGMESMTSGSKSEPESERELELETIPNETDSFGFEALVSNQSNSAELMLDEKTAEESQSSMTEVKGMQFSEEISLNHRQTTTSYEESKDNVGSMAHQQVDELTLEECRTCELKGCVRKLEEENAGDVAEQTCDNGERDEEKIDGVMEVGEENQSFHTSTLIFECPRVEKTNEQQVHLFTNAEQQEFSDNDDVSNATNSWRTGGDLDSTDSYALENTLADTRPLIRYRSDETDMNTQASHLGETDSSEDEEQESGAGIFEKEKRYSLGSRGDRMIEDLIEEPEWEEIQKSENAGCFNNRETDTSQIEEDDGHGIDKIEEKEIHFEGNVGCLESDGKSVLEIDRKAMLSEENIDLDQAEQDRALGNKAYDQTNLNKDMGDHVDGIVSTGSTDTKADLEKYCYDKATPLSSMEVDSNFLPQETDSTDIKADLEKDGEDDPTTQINWEVDSNFLPQATDSTDIKADLDKDSEDDPTTQINLEVDTNFLPQATDSADIKEDLEKDSEDDPTTQINWEVDTNFLPQATDSTDIKADLEKDSEDDPTTQINLEVDTNFLPQATDSIDIKADLEKDSEDDPTTQINWEVDTNFLPQATDSIDIKADLEKDSEDDPTTQINLEVDTNFLPQATDSTDIKADLEKDSEDDPTTQINWEVDTNFLPQETDSTDIKADLEKDSEDDPTTQINWEVDSNFLPQPTDSTDIKADLEKDSEDDPTTQINWEVDTNFLPQETDSTDIKADLEKDSEDDPTTQINLEMDSNFLPQATDSTDIKADLEKDSEDDPTTQINLEMDSNFLPQATDSTDIKADLEKDSEDDPTTQINLEAESKFLPQETDSTDIKADLEKDSEDDPTTQINLEADSNFLPQQGTIECEEFMEPKSHASCDSETNLVNPVNINSEESSGNLSDNEEGIRKESFVENFTISSYGQSPSTENDNTSEILHSQTVTSDEGSEKVLKSEVTEMRPEQKEEDGENSSMLTNVDFNDDLSLHSEITSIAEVLEHTAISDLEDSYSSEDDSPNASQSLKSINQEDISENHKEKETMTCSVNDSGLIGGTEKHFPKLSSTSIENAWGSSDHIQDDKRGILGTDLKASDQFIQSDENIKEYFSYTEQKYGESKASEQQNGNDHDSETKEDEIFTAEVEGLPRIHEKCTELFSATLNEEFWNSNGKMGAFFHPQECGNSECVHTHPNQNAENTENMLETKQCTELRLKEAQSHGLPVQEQIPAHIEQLLYENMERDKKHSEESLEEEDSWSGGED, translated from the exons ATGGAGGTCCCCAGCTACATGGGAACTGAGAAGTACCAGATGCTGGAGCTCAACAAGCGTTTGGAGACATACCTGGGCAGGGTGAAGTTCCTTGAGGAGGAGAACAAGCTGCTACATGGGGAAGTTGAGGCTCTGAGGCAGAGTAAGAACCAGCGGGTCTGGAAAGGACAGCTGGAGGGTGAGCTGAGGAAGACCAGGGAGGAAGTGGAGGCAGCTTTGAGGGAGAAGGACAGGGTGGAGCTCGAAGTAAGCAATCTTAATGAGGAGCTGCAGATGCTTCAGCTACAGAGGAAGAAGGTGGCAGTTGCCCGGGCTGAGACCAAGAAGACAGTAGATGAAAGTAAGAAACAACTGGAGGAGGAACATAGAGGCCAGATCTGGCTACGAGAGAAGCTGGCTCAACTGGAGAAAGAGCTGCAGTTCCACATGGAGGTCCACCAAGAGGATGTCTCACTCCTGCAAACCCAGATAATCCACACCCAGTATGTCCCTCCTCATACTTATGTTCAACCACAGCTACTTGGCCTTGAGGACATAAAGCAAGAGTTCTCCCAGAGGGCTGCCCGGGCATGGCAGGAGGCAGCGGGATCATTTCAGAACCAGGTTCAGCGTCTGGAAGACTCTCTGACCCAGGCCAAGTCTCGTATGGCCCAGGTGAGCCAAGAGAAGAAGGAGAGCTACTTGATGGCCCAGTGCCTAGCCAAGGAGCTGGAAGCAGCCCAGGCCAAGAAGGAGCTCCTTGAGAAGAACGTTTCTCAACAGAAGGACAGGCAGCTGAAAGAGCTCCAGCACCTAGAG GTGCATCTGGAGGCCCTGGAAAGCGAGAAAGCAGAGCTTAGTAACCAGACTGCGGCTATTCTGAAGGACAGACACAACCTGCTGCAGCTGAAGCTGTCGCTGGGGCTGGAGGTGGCCACATACAG AACTCTACTAGACAGTGAGAGTCTGAGACCACGTGTGTCTCCCAAAATTTACTACCAGAGTGCCAGCACTTCCC GTGAAGTGCCAAAGCATCAGACTATTAAACAAAGCCTTACCCCCACCATTTCAGTAAAGCCTGGGAGGAGGTCTGAGATGACTGCACCAACAATGGCCCCAGCAAGCCTTCAGGCCCCAAAAGTCAACCCTAACGAAAAGTCCATCAGATCTGAAATGACAAATAATGAGGAAGATGGATGGTGTGCAGAGTCACCCGGTTCTCCAGGTTGGTCAACACATTACTCAAAAGCAGATGTGATTGACAGCAGTTTAAGTGGAGATGTAAGAGCCGTTGAGGCCGATGAGGGGGAGGACCATGCCTACGCTCTCTCTGAGCAAATGGCACAAGAATTAAGAGCCACTGTAATTAGTCTAGACACATCTGTCACCGAGACGTCTGCCATCAGGGAAACGCACATTAAAGAAATGGAGGAGGAATGTAATTTAGAGATCGCTGGGCTCGAAAAAAATCTGACAAAGCAGCCGTCCCTTGCAGGAGAAGAGTTAGACCAGGAttcaaaaaacacattaaaatgtttGACAGTGACACCCCAATTCGCTGTTGACATCAAAGGGCTCCTTAGCTCTGAACAAACACTTGatgtttctgaaaaagaaaatccAGATGCTTTGAAGGCCGATCAACTGGAAGACAACTTTAGTGACAGACCTGTAGAGGAGGTCTCTGAAATGACTGAAAAGTACCTTCCAGTTGAAGCTGTAGATGAATCATTGTTAGTATGGGGTGAAAAACAAGTAGGGTCAGAGGAGGTTAATGGAATGGAAAGCATGACATCGGGATCTAAGTCAGAACCAGAATCAGAAAGAGAATTAGAACTGGAAACCATCCCAAATGAGACAGATTCCTTTGGCTTTGAGGCTTTAGTTAGTAATCAGTCCAACTCTGCGGAGTTAATGCTGGATGAGAAAACTGCAGAAGAATCACAGTCATCTATGACAGAAGTAAAGGGTATGCAGTTTTCGGAAGAGATTTCTTTGAATCACAGGCAGACAACAACATCTTATGAAGAAAGTAAGGACAATGTGGGGAGCATGGCCCACCAGCAAGTGGACGAACTGACTCTGGAAGAATGTAGAACTTGTGAACTGAAGGGATGCGTACGTAAATTAGAGGAAGAGAATGCAGGAGATGTAGCAGAACAGACGTGTGATAATGGGGAGAGAGATGAGGAAAAAATAGATGGAGTGATGGAGGTAGGAGAAGAAAATCAGAGTTTCCACACCAGCACTTTGATTTTCGAGTGCCCAAGAGTAGAGAAAACTAATGAACAGCAAGTGCATTTATTCACCAATGCGGAGCAACAAGAATTCTCTGACAATGACGACGTTTCGAATGCCACCAATTCATGGAGAACAGGGGGAGATCTTGACAGCACTGATAGCTATGCTTTGGAGAACACGCTTGCCGACACCCGTCCCTTGATCCGATACAGGAGTGATGAGACAGACATGAACACTCAAGCATCACACTTAGGCGAGACCGActccagtgaggatgaagaACAAGAGTCAGGAGCGGGAATttttgaaaaggaaaaaaggtACAGCCTCGGTTCTAGAGGCGACCGGATGATAGAGGATCTCATTGAAGAGCCAGAATGGGAGGAGATACAAAAGAGCGAGAATGCAGGCTGCTTTAATAATAGAGAGACTGATACAAGTCAAATAGAGGAGGATGATGGTCACGGAATTGATAAAATTGAAGAGAAAGAGATACATTTTGAAGGCAATGTTGGATGTTTGGAATCTGATGGAAAATCTGTACTGGAGATAGACAGGAAAGCAATGTTAAGTGAAGAGAATATAGACCTAGATCAAGCAGAACAGGACAGGGCTCTTGGAAATAAGGCATATGACCAGACAAACCTGAATAAGGACATGGGTGATCATGTTGATGGAATCGTAAGTACAGGTTCAACTGACACCAAAGCAGATTTAGAAAAATATTGTTATGATAAAGCCACACCCCTAAGTAGTATGGAGGTGGACAGCAATTTTCTACCACAAGAAACAGACTCAACTGATATCAAAGCAGATTTAGAGAAAGACGGTGAAGATGACCCCACAACCCAAATTAATTGGGAGGTGGACAGCAATTTTCTACCACAAGCAACAGATTCAACTGATATCAAAGCAGACTTAGACAAAGACAGTGAAGATGACCCCACaacccaaattaatttggag GTGGACACCAATTTTCTACCACAAGCAACAGATTCAGCTGATATCAAAGAAGATTTAGAGAAAGACAGTGAAGATGACCCCACAACCCAAATTAATTGGGAGGTGGACACCAATTTTCTACCACAAGCAACAGATTCAACTGATATCAAAGCAGATTTAGAGAAAGACAGTGAAGATGACCCCACaacccaaattaatttggaggtGGACACCAATTTTCTACCACAAGCAACAGATTCAATTGATATCAAAGCAGATTTAGAGAAAGACAGTGAAGATGACCCCACAACCCAAATTAATTGGGAGGTGGACACCAATTTTCTACCACAAGCAACAGATTCAATTGATATCAAAGCAGATTTAGAGAAAGACAGTGAAGATGACCCCACaacccaaattaatttggaggtGGACACCAATTTTCTACCACAAGCAACAGATTCAACTGATATCAAAGCAGATTTAGAGAAAGACAGTGAAGATGACCCCACAACCCAAATTAATTGGGAGGTGGACACCAATTTTCTACCACAAGAAACAGATTCAACTGATATCAAAGCAGATTTAGAGAAAGACAGTGAAGATGACCCCACAACCCAAATTAATTGGGAGGTGGACAGCAATTTTCTACCACAACCAACAGATTCAACTGATATCAAAGCAGATTTAGAGAAAGACAGTGAAGATGACCCCACAACCCAAATTAATTGGGAGGTGGACACCAATTTTCTACCACAAGAAACAGATTCAACTGATATCAAAGCAGATTTAGAGAAAGACAGTGAAGATGACCCCACaacccaaattaatttggagatGGACAGCAATTTTCTACCACAAGCAACAGATTCAACTGATATCAAAGCAGATTTAGAGAAAGACAGTGAAGATGACCCCACaacccaaattaatttggagatGGACAGCAATTTTCTACCACAAGCAACAGATTCAACTGATATCAAAGCAGATTTAGAGAAAGACAGTGAAGATGACCCCACaacccaaattaatttggaggcGGAGAGCAAGTTTCTACCACAAGAAACAGATTCAACTGATATCAAAGCAGATTTAGAGAAAGACAGTGAAGATGACCCCACaacccaaattaatttggaggcGGACAGCAATTTTCTGCCACAGCAAGGAACTATAGAATGTGAGGAATTCATGGAGCCAAAGAGTCATGCCAGCTGTGACAGTGAAACAAACCTtgtcaatcctgttaatatcaACAGTGAAGAAAGCTCAGGGAATTTGTCAGACAATGAGGAAGGTATCAGAAAAGAATCATTTGTTGAGAACTTCACGATATCATCATATGGGCAGTCACCATCCACTGAAAATGACAACACCAGTGAGATATTACATTCACAAACTGTGACTTCAGACGAAGGGTCAGAAAAAGTGCTGAAAAGTGAGGTAACGGAAATGCGTCCTGAGCAGAAAGAGGAGGATGGCGAGAACTCATCCATGCTAACAAATGTGGATTTCAACGATGATCTCTCATTGCACAGTGAGATCACAAGCATCGCAGAAGTTCTAGAACATACTGCCATATCAGACTTAGAGGATTCGTACAGTTCTGAAGATGACTCACCCAATGCCAGTCAGTCATTAAAATCTATCAATCAGGAGGACATCTCTGAAAATCACAAAGAGAAGGAAACAATGACATGTTCTGTGAATGATTCTGGATTAATAGGAGGGACAGAGAAGCATTTTCCAAAATTATCCAGCACCTCTATAGAAAATGCCTGGGGCAGCAGTGATCACATCCAAGATGATAAGAGGGGGATTCTAGGCACAGATTTAAAGGCATCTGaccagtttatccaaagtgacgaaaacataaaagaatacttttcatACAccgagcaaaaatatggagagTCAAAAGCTTCGGAACAGCAAAATGGAAACGATCATGATAGTGAAACAAAGGAAGATGAGATCTTCACAGCAGAAGTTGAGGGACTTCCCCGAATACATGAAAAATGCACAGAGTTGTTCAGCGCCACTCTTAATGAAGAGTTCTGGAATTCTAATGGAAAGATGGGAGCCTTCTTTCATCCACAGGAGTGTGGGAATTCGGAATGCGTTCACACGCACCCTAATCAGAACGCGGAAAATACAGAGAACATGCTAGAAACAAAACAATGCACAGAATTAAGACTAAAGGAGGCTCAATCACACGGTCTACCAGTGCAAGAGCAGATCCCGGCTCACATCGAGCAGCTATTGTACGAAAACATGGAAAGAGACAAGAAACATTCTGAAGAATCTCTGGAAGAGGAAgactcctggtctggtggagaAGATTAG